The Juglans microcarpa x Juglans regia isolate MS1-56 chromosome 8D, Jm3101_v1.0, whole genome shotgun sequence genomic sequence CTATAGCAAGTAATTACATCACTATTCCTTATAACCGTCAGATCCCAAAGCCTCTTGGGAAGCACATTATGATTCACATTCATCCTAAGTCTCAGACTCAACTTTCATTCGGGCGGAACATGCTACaaccaaataattcacaatgGCCAATGGATACATAAGTTCCCCCACCCCACCCACCATCAATGGTCGCTGATGCTGGAATAGTAAGAATGTCCCACTGAAGACTGGCCACAGAAGCATGAAGAATGCCAAGGAAGAAAGGGTCCTCCCTCATCCATTTAACGAAAAAATTCGGGGAAAGACCACATTATGAACCTTGCAAAAAAGTCGGACTCCAAAAACTCGATATGAGCGGCTCGTCCGATGAAGGTGTTCAAGTTCTTGCCGTAGGAGGATGTATCAAAGTTGACATCACAGCGCATGAACACACGATACTCAGAAGAAGGAGCTCGTACTTGGTCCAAGCAATTATTTAGCATGTCGAGAAAtgctttagatttttttgagGAGTCCAAGGAAGCTGCTTGGCATGACTCAATTCTGGCTGAATGATATGGAACATAACCATCCTGAGAGGCATAATGAATTATTAGCATCATGGTCAGGGGGAAAAACATAACACTTGGGCAACCAGAAAATGAACAAGTATCTAGGTCTCTCCCATTTACTAAATCAACTAAAACAAAGGCAGATTTAATGAAATTTGGCACATCATCAAGAAACatccggtttttttttttgagccaATGTCAAAATGAATGTTAATACTTTCTTTCCTCATTGATACTTCTTTCTTTGGACAGCCACTACGTATGTTAATACTGAGTTTTCATGAATTCTTTGTATCTTTCTACTTATAATAGGTGTTCCTCTTGTATTCGTCTTGTGTTCTTGGactatgttttttacatttataaaataaaatcttcaattactagtaaaagaaagtaaaaaatagcCTGCCAATCATTAAATACAAAGCACCATAATCATACCTGGGGCGAAGATAACAGGATTACATGCTTAAATCTCTCCAGTGTTTTCTCCTGAAATAACATAAAACTACTGTTTTAGTCTTCAGTCAAACAGTAGATTGTAAGAAAAGAGCATATCCCTCTCTCTCGTGTGTTTGAAAGAGTACAAGACACCTAAATTTGATTAAGAAACAAAGGAATTTTCCATTACCTTACACAGTTTATACAAGAATGTATTTTGGAGATCTGGATCATCTGTGAAAGTTAGCTGATGAATGCACTGTGTACCCTTGAGCTTCTTCAAAAGCCATAACCCAGAGTTAAATAAAGAGTTTGAACTATAAAGATAACCCAGGTGTGGACCAGATATTGAAACATAAGTATATAGGTATCTTAGGAATGGCTCCATAATGTTCTCTGCAAAAACAAAAGCCAAGATTTAGTACCAGTCTAGAAACTGAGAGAAAAACATGGCATCCAAGGCTAGGATTCTACCTGCTAATGCTGTTCTGATAATGATGTTTCCAATAGAATGTCCCACAAAACTAAGTCTGATATCTCCTAGGGCTCCAGATCGTGAAACtttatccattttctttttaacgaAAGAAACCACTTCCTGAGCCAGCCTTAGTCCCATTTCTCTGAAATCATCAGATGTTTTGTCCTCATTTGCCTCTGACATAAGAAAATGTGTCTTCGGATCTAACAGAAGCCATTGATTCCGAACAAGCCGTAAATCCAGGTGATGCCCCTATAATGTTGAGTTAtaccaaataatattattattctggCTTATGCTTTATCTACAATAGAGTACAAAACATGAACAAAAAAGGCTTCAAAGATAATGGTCCGATAACCAAACTGagtctttttttaaatcatagtAATTACTGATATCAAACTCCCACTAGCAAGCACAGTATACCTGGGTAACAGGACCAAACATATCTATAAAGCCCCAcattaaataattgtaaaatattctGCATGCAACCGATTCAAAGAAGGTAACTCAGGCTCACAAGCCCAAATGGTCATTGCCCAGCATTGGTCCGGCCAAAGCAGAACCTGGGACGTCGATCTGAATGCGGTGCCAATCTTAAGCAGTTTTACAAGAAGTATCCCAATCCCAAGAACCAAGATGTAAACTCCTCAgtttatatctatttttaaaatccATCTGAAATCTCCAAGGTATTCTTCAAAGAAGGGGTGTATCAAAATGTTACAAAATAACAAGATTGCACCAAAACTTGAAATATGAAACCATGTTgatggaaaatatttaaaaaaaaaaaaaacaaatctagtTTTAGCTAAATATTCACTATATTACACAGGAAATAACTTTCTTTTTCCTGCAAATCATGAAGCAGCTCATTGGCTCTTTTGAAGAATCTATGTAATTTTAATGTAGTTCTTTCTCTAAATTAGCTGGAAATGAAATATACCAAGATCATGTTAATTAGTTTAATGAAACCTTCTACCCAGCAACATGGATCTATATAAAATGTCCTTGACGAGAAGGCCTACACAAAGTGCTACAGAACCCAACAAGGTCATAACAAATGAATTTATTCCAACTACATAACATTTAAAACCATGACAAATATATGCAGTTACGAAAAATATTACCCTGCGATAATATGTATCTGCACCTCTCACAAGCAAAATCTTCATTGTGGCAATGAAACTTCACACATGAGGATGATAACCACATGGCATGTATATATTTTAGAGAAGCTCTAAGAGAACAAAACTTGCCTGAAACCCATGCACAAAGACAACAATCTTCAAAGCACGGGCATTTTGGTGTAAGCTAAAGTCAGATTGCTTGATGACAGATGCAGAACTTGGTCCAATGAGCAATCCCTGTGAGTCTATCACATCCTGATGTCTCAGGTATGAATTTGCACTAGTAGTACGGCGTGGAGCATTCGTCACACGTTCTATAATTACAATAGGAATCTGTGAAGGATTCCCAAATAGGTGCATGTCTTGAATTGACCTATTGTTGATCTGCATGAAAAAATCACCTGTTTTTAGTTTGACtaaaaacaagcaaaataaAACAGTCCATGAGAGAACAATTGCTCACATTCATCTGTAAAATACTTCGCCTATGAAGCTCAGCACGCATGGCTGCAGCCTGGGCAGGCTGTacagataaaagaaaattctcaagTCAGACTCTACAATAGAGAATCCATTTGTCTACATCTTAAGGCTAAACCAAGATTAACATTCTGTACAAAGTGAATACAAAAATGTAGGACAAATATGAGCACTTACATCATCAGTTAACTTCCACATACTTGAAACTCTTTTATGTACACCATGGTGAGAAGACTCATCAAGTCCACTATTTATATAATGATGAGGCATTTCAACCTTAGAGTATACCATCCATATGGACCATTCAGCTCTCCGATCCTTAGCCCATATATCACGCAAGAATTCCAAAATCTTCCTTTCATTACCCCTAGATCGAACTATAGATCAGcacataaagaagaaaaaaagaaaaagaaaaggcaaagcAACAACTGCGTAACAGGGTTGAACTCTCTTTTCATTAACTTGTGGGTAAGGATAGGCATATTCCACCTAGAAAGAGGTCCTAAGCTGGTTGTTTGATGTTTTAGAAGAAACTCAGGCTGCTCTTCACAACATATCAAGCAACCCAGAAACCACTTAGTATCTTGGTAAAGAAACCCCTTTCTTATAAGACTATTTAACCACTCATTAGCCATCTCAATCTGCATGAATTTGATCCATAAACGTATTATCATGGATGCACCACCAATAACTACAGTACTTATCAGATTTAAATAACTAGAGTCAAGAGAAATGTTCTCCAAGCAAATCGTGCCACAGAGTCTATTAAGAGATGCAAGTATTTGTGTGCAGATACATATGTGTATGCAGGTAATCGATGCACATATGTAGGTATCAACATTATGTATAAAACCCTATGGACATTCGTGTAAGAGACTTCTCCGACAACTTCAAAGGGAAAAAAGTCAGATTTAGACAGcaatttctaaaacaaaaattatttctcaaattcaAGCCGTTTAAGCTGTTTcgtctcttttttctttttggtgagTTTAAGTTTTCATGGGTCCAGATCATGTCAATAACCATCCCTGTTTAACCCCCTagaggttggctcaagtggcaagggccttggtcttgatggtatgctccctccaagtctaAGACTCAAACCctggatgcaaacaatttctataGGCCATTGGACTAGGGGAATTtacccttgaattacccgaggtgcacttgcaggaaactccttgccaagggcctgtgcaccttggggattagtcgggactttgtttccagacacccagtgccaaacaaaaataatgatgaTAACTATCCGTCTGTATAGAATatatacacatgaagtatataGAAGAATCCCCTAAAGAGCTATAATCGACTATAGTGGAGTACCCTAAAGAACTACAATCAAGTAGATAACTTTAGTAGATAACTCATTGTCAAACATATTAGTCCACGCATAAAAAGTTCATAGAAATGAGAAGTTGAGctcaatattgaaaaaaaaaaaaggttgtgctCGATGGTAAATAACTCAATGTCGGCAAGATGAGGTTATTCCTCCCTCTCAAACCATCCACACAGGGTAGAGGGCCGCATTCCAGATCAAACTGTTCCTATATGATCCAATCAGTCTTTTCCAACAAAGTCACACATCTATTGTAGTAGAAGCCATCACCCCTTCAACCCCAGCCATCACCCATTCAACAAAAGTGTTTAACAGCCGTACAATGAGTTAGCTAGTGATCAATAGATTCACCACTACATTTATAggttactaaataataaaaattcttgCTAAATAGGTTACTAAAGAATAAAATACTATAGGCAAGTTCGATGTTATTATAAGAGCACTGAGGCATGCTTTTAAGTCCAAAATGTGGGGAAGTGCACATGAAGTTGTTCAAGTGTTCCAAGCCAAGCACCTTCAATCAGGCCCAGGTTAAGAGCAAAAGCCAAATATTTTTTGCTTATTCCCAACCACTAAAAAAGAATACGAGGTCATGGTATAATAACATATTTGTACACTTCCTGTGTACCCAGATTCATTCAATAAAATtgcattacttataaaaaaaatgtatagcAATGCATTTTAccagtcaattttttttataaccataTTGGCCAGTCCTTTATACCGATAATGAGGTTTACACGAGCTTTGCTGTGGTTTTGCTTTTAGATGGTAAATGTGAGAGGGCATAATTCTAAAATAGATATTTAGTAATTGTTACCAGTCTTAACTTGCTGGTGTTAgattcttcaacttttttatgacGAGGAACTCCGGCGACCATGCAAATGCAACATATCTTTTACCGAGTTAAACCCTAAACCCATGTAATGCGCTCCATTACATGGATCAGGTAATCATCAGTTTTCATCGAAGGGGTGTGGCCCTAGAAATTTTTATTCCCAAGGATTCAAACCTTAAACCTAGGGGAAGCATACTCCCAAGACCAAAGCCCTCACCACTTGAACCAACCCTTAGGGGTTCAGTATTAGATTCCTCAACTTATTAAGTGCAATTGGCTACTGAATATAAGCATACATGACAATAACCTGGTCTTGACAGAAGAAATTGATTGATGCAGTGGAATCAATATCAACTGTATAAAATGTATTCGAATTTGTTGCTTCCATCATCATGCATTGCACCATTGCAATACCATTTGCATTCTGTGCAATTTCATTTACTTTGTATCTCCAAAACATTCACTTTACGCCACTCAGGCTTTTGCCTTTTATGCACTTTTGCAGCTTAAAGCACCTCGAGCCTTCAATGACACAGCTGACTGATACAATTTTATTTGgctcttgaaagaaaaaataactaaaaccaccCAAAGTCTACACagtattttaatgatattgggGTATATCTAACCTGTGAAACTTCAGAAAAGCATTCCATAAATATGACATTTGATCTCCCAACGTGTTAAAAGAGTTCAATAAATCACCCTGTGATAAGCAGCGAAGCAATTCCTCACTCCGAAGATCTAGAGTACCATTTGATTTCTGTCAAGAACAGAAGAGAATATTAAGTAAACAGCAAAAACTTAAAACCTGAGAAAATTGCAAAAATGAATCAAGAAGATTCTGCTGCATGAAATTAAGTAAGGACCTCAAGACCATTTCGTGGCTTGCCTTGTCCTGAAACTTGACCATCAGAAGCACCAAGATTTGCTCGCAGGACAGGATCAAACAACTTCATATCATCCATTTTGGATATAAAATCAGTCAAATCAACAGCTTTGTCAATTTCTCGGCTAAGTTTTTGTAGCTCCTCAAGCAAAATGTCACGAGAAGTTAATAATGCTTTAATAAGCATGATCTCTTTCAAATGTACAGAAGCCACCTGACCACCCAACGCCTAGCCAATCACAAAATTCATGGGTCAATATGTGAAAGAGCAGTGTTCAAAGAAACGATAGTCACTATAATCATGAGTGATGGAAGCACCTCGAAAGTAAATTCATTAAAGCACATTTCTACAAAATGTTTACCATTCAGATTTCATTTTACAGAGGTTCCTACTCCTTTGCATCAGGCACAAATCCATTACCAGTATGGCATTTTTCTACCTTATCAAAGCTCTTATATcatacaataaaaaatctggGGAGTTCTGAATGATATGATGGAATCATGTGAAGCTCTTATATAGTGTGAATGCACAGACaaaaatacatatacatatatttattattaaaataaagggAGAAAACATGAGGTGAGGTGCAGAACATCCCTCCCCCTCCCTTCCCCATACGGAGAGAGGAGTTCCCCTCCCTTTCTCCTTCAAGTCTCCCTCCCCTTCCCCATTCCTCCTCCATTCAACCCACAAGAAAATTCTCCCTCACCATCTTTGTACactgttgagagagagagagagagagagagagagagagagagagagagaagagagaaggaaacCTTGAAGAGAAAAGAGTAAGAAAGTACGGGTAGTTTGATTATTCTGTCGTTAGattatgaatttgttttttatgGAGCTTTGATTTTTAAgtggaattttctttttgggataagtttttttatattggCAACGATGTGTGACACccagacaattttttttttttctgtaagaATGATTTTTGTGTGGAAAGGTAAATGAAGAAAGGTTTGTAGAGCGTttgattagagagagagagaggtagagtAAGGTAGAGTAAGGTCCTGCTATTTCGCACAGACCACTTGCAGTGGTAGCAAGCCATCCATGGCGATTGTGATGGGCGGACTGGGAGAGAGAAAGCAAAAGGGAAAGAGTTGAGTGAAGGGTGGGGGTGCGGCGGgggggaggggagagagagagagagagagagagaggggggggggggggaggggtcACTGGCTAACCAGATAGCATGCTACCCAGGGCAACAGAGAGACAAAAGAGCAAGAGAGAAGCATTCAGGGAGAGAGAATCaggaggaggaagaaaaagaagaggggaAAAAGGGAGAATGTCAACAAAAGAAGGGGAGAGTTTAAATTATAAGAGGGATAGATGGAGCTCTAGCATTTGATTGGCTTAGCTGCAATTAAttcgatttttttatttttttattgagggACTAGATTTGgaaatttaaagttttgaatttaaaaaaaatactgaataacaaagaaaagaaaatattacaggCAACACTAGGGATATTATGAAAGAGGGATACTGGGTAATCAATGAACAAGGTAAGTAAATACACTCCGAAAGGGGATTCAAATTAATTTCCACAACATTTTGAGCCAATAGTCTtcttagtgtatatatatataatgagtaatgctagaaacAAGCCTTGGGTATGCAAGCTTCAAGCAGACCCTTTGTAAATAAAGTGGTCCTACtagaaaaaagtgatttttttatacttttttatggTAGGGTCCACTTTGTTACAAAGAGCTTGCGCAGGGCTTGTACAATCATTTACTCATATCTAATATAGTAATTACATTGATataacaatacaaaataaatttcaatggCAAAGTTGGATCCAAAATTATCCTACTGCTTACGCAGCTATTAATATCACGCCAAGAAACCCAAAAGCTAGACCTATACAATTACAATTGACATTAACAAGCACATCCATCAACATGCACAGGTATGCTATGCACACATCCCAATCAAAACACATAAATGCAGTATTGGTGGCAAACACATTGTCATGATGGGATAGCTGCACC encodes the following:
- the LOC121242532 gene encoding protein FAM135B-like, producing the protein MFRRLGWFIGLNYTSWSTKRLPDAKPRPARVKPVAMLDTVQEIAIYIHRFHNLDLFQQGWYQIKITIRWEDGEYTSLGTPARVVQYEAPDLGSDDVYGVWRIDDTDNSFSTQPFRVKYARQDVLLSIMISFNLPLGRYEGPPTSAVILKFELMYAPVIEKGSKVLASLDASPAAVHEFRIPPKALLGLHSYCPVHFDAFHAVLVDVSIHTSLLKAGSSVSPMKVPSDFCTTEDDAGDSFFGSNLALGGQVASVHLKEIMLIKALLTSRDILLEELQKLSREIDKAVDLTDFISKMDDMKLFDPVLRANLGASDGQVSGQGKPRNGLEKSNGTLDLRSEELLRCLSQGDLLNSFNTLGDQMSYLWNAFLKFHRGNERKILEFLRDIWAKDRRAEWSIWMVYSKVEMPHHYINSGLDESSHHGVHKRVSSMWKLTDDPAQAAAMRAELHRRSILQMNINNRSIQDMHLFGNPSQIPIVIIERVTNAPRRTTSANSYLRHQDVIDSQGLLIGPSSASVIKQSDFSLHQNARALKIVVFVHGFQGHHLDLRLVRNQWLLLDPKTHFLMSEANEDKTSDDFREMGLRLAQEVVSFVKKKMDKVSRSGALGDIRLSFVGHSIGNIIIRTALAENIMEPFLRYLYTYVSISGPHLGYLYSSNSLFNSGLWLLKKLKGTQCIHQLTFTDDPDLQNTFLYKLCKEKTLERFKHVILLSSPQDGYVPYHSARIESCQAASLDSSKKSKAFLDMLNNCLDQVRAPSSEYRVFMRCDVNFDTSSYGKNLNTFIGRAAHIEFLESDFFARFIMWSFPEFFR